In a single window of the Halobaculum lipolyticum genome:
- a CDS encoding NADH-ubiquinone oxidoreductase-F iron-sulfur binding region domain-containing protein, which yields MVSSATPATVRVAFDSTAGRDVLEAARRAAAASDAPVDVRPVGSPGTVHLPLLAATRDGRTALRRSVDPNATAAFVSVLGDGEFPPDGTETTVEHEDDPADFPVGTGPLAAGVRRTLRGAGWADPTAVDVPAVDGDAALDRLSSLGLRGRGWGDARRDEPVVEGWRTARDADGDAVVVVNALDADPKADGDRLLVGSLAGRVLAGAALAARAVGADAVVVALPEEAPVSADRVRGAGDALADAGGPTVSIAVADATYMTGEPTALLESLEGTDRVEARRRPPGPEAWGLFERPTLVHTPRTLAAVERAVRSPEDADLDPDAADPGTRLVTVVGPDRRTVELPTDASLSRALSADEPTAFACVGGQFGGLTRELDTPVSSPALRGSGLGTNGSIEAFDDGPGGSCPVVVAGRRTRVARAENCGRCVPCRTGSVRAHELLREVYGGSFDATRLRELARTMANTSLCGFGRDAARPLATALGEFETDLRAHADGRCPAGVCDL from the coding sequence ATGGTATCATCCGCCACACCGGCGACGGTCCGCGTCGCGTTCGACTCGACGGCGGGTCGCGACGTGCTGGAGGCGGCCCGCCGCGCGGCCGCGGCGAGCGACGCGCCCGTCGACGTGCGGCCGGTCGGGTCGCCCGGCACGGTCCACCTCCCGCTGCTGGCGGCCACGCGCGACGGCCGGACCGCGCTCCGGCGCTCGGTCGACCCCAACGCGACGGCCGCGTTCGTGAGCGTCCTCGGCGACGGCGAGTTCCCGCCGGACGGGACGGAGACGACGGTCGAACACGAGGACGACCCCGCGGACTTCCCGGTCGGGACGGGACCGCTCGCGGCGGGGGTGCGACGGACGCTCCGGGGCGCCGGGTGGGCGGACCCGACCGCCGTCGACGTGCCCGCAGTCGACGGCGACGCGGCGCTCGACCGGCTCTCGTCGCTGGGGCTGCGCGGTCGCGGCTGGGGCGACGCGCGACGGGACGAGCCGGTCGTGGAGGGGTGGCGCACCGCCCGCGACGCCGACGGCGACGCGGTCGTCGTCGTCAACGCCCTCGACGCCGACCCGAAGGCCGACGGCGACCGGCTGCTCGTCGGGAGTCTCGCGGGGCGCGTGCTCGCGGGCGCGGCGCTCGCGGCGCGAGCGGTCGGCGCTGACGCCGTGGTCGTCGCGCTCCCCGAGGAAGCGCCGGTGTCGGCCGACCGAGTGCGCGGCGCCGGCGACGCGCTCGCCGACGCCGGCGGGCCGACGGTCTCGATCGCCGTCGCGGACGCGACGTACATGACCGGCGAGCCGACGGCACTGCTGGAGTCGTTGGAGGGGACCGACCGGGTCGAGGCGCGGCGGCGACCTCCGGGACCGGAGGCGTGGGGGCTGTTCGAGCGCCCGACGCTGGTCCACACGCCGAGAACGCTCGCGGCCGTCGAGCGGGCGGTTCGCTCGCCCGAGGACGCCGACCTCGACCCCGACGCCGCCGATCCGGGAACGCGGCTGGTGACGGTCGTCGGTCCCGACCGACGGACGGTCGAACTGCCGACGGACGCCAGCCTCTCGCGGGCGCTGTCGGCCGACGAGCCGACCGCGTTCGCCTGCGTCGGGGGTCAGTTCGGCGGACTCACGCGCGAGTTGGACACGCCGGTCTCGTCGCCGGCGCTCCGCGGGTCCGGGCTGGGCACGAACGGTTCGATCGAGGCGTTCGACGACGGGCCGGGCGGGAGCTGTCCGGTGGTCGTCGCCGGCCGCCGGACGCGGGTGGCGCGCGCCGAGAACTGCGGGCGCTGTGTCCCCTGTCGGACGGGGAGCGTGCGGGCACACGAACTGCTCAGAGAGGTGTACGGCGGCTCGTTCGACGCGACACGGCTGCGCGAGTTGGCGCGGACGATGGCGAACACGTCGCTGTGCGGGTTCGGCCGCGACGCCGCCCGCCCGCTCGCGACCGCGCTGGGGGAGTTCGAGACCGACCTCCGCGCCCACGCCGACGGCCGCTGCCCCGCGGGGGTGTGTGACCTGTGA